One region of Tachysurus fulvidraco isolate hzauxx_2018 chromosome 9, HZAU_PFXX_2.0, whole genome shotgun sequence genomic DNA includes:
- the thbd gene encoding thrombomodulin, with protein MKHFLGVVMALVLLRVHGRKPNYGNCVDDYCITVHTDFVDFNSAQMSCKSKGGHLMTIRTMAANHVVSDVLTGHTGDFWIGLRYMNDFCSKSTHDLKGYTWITGDEATNFTNWKKHEDVCSKRCVSLSKDDPKWTERLCHHVVDGYLCEYKNTEKCRQLASDSPVLYETPFGFAREDLLEVPTGSNATQQHLGTKFICFEGQWVKAPWNCEVYKGGCEHDCEKDNDSFICTCLPGYKLESNSVRCMAHGDPCVRANCSQECVVKGDRSVCQCCSGYELLEDGKTCKNIDNCKNKNPCPDENSYCVNTAKGFECHCKKGFSMEKDMCEDDDECFSGPCEHTCNNIIGSYHCECLEGYRVSSEDRHKCTPYCPLWECPAVECDINNPFQCECPNGFVLEERGKDLFCVDIDECDASVCDHNCTNTPGGFTCSCKEGFHLSDSISCDKTKGFSTTKSVSPVTPTSSSPAIETASFIPAGGIIGIIMCAVIFILLIVCVIHHQKKRCGKITTDKSHSKDVHVLQQVTAEKYVKKSSITNT; from the coding sequence ATGAAGCATTTTCTAGGAGTGGTCATGGCGCTGGTGCTCCTCAGAGTCCACGGGAGAAAGCCAAATTACGGCAACTGCGTGGATGACTATTGCATTACTGTCCATACAGATTTTGTGGATTTTAATTCAGCACAAATGTCCTGTAAAAGTAAAGGAGGTCATCTAATGACTATACGAACAATGGCAGCAAACCATGTCGTTTCAGATGTGTTAACTGGACATACTGGAGACTTTTGGATTGGCTTAAGGTACATGAATGACTTCTGCTCAAAATCAACCCATGATCTGAAAGGATACACATGGATAACCGGAGACGAAGCAACCAATTTCACAAACTGGAAAAAACATGAAGATGTCTGCTCGAAGAGATGTGTGTCGCTCTCTAAAGATGATCCAAAATGGACAGAAAGACTCTGTCATCACGTAGTTGACGGATATTTGTGCGAGTACAAAAACACCGAAAAGTGCAGGCAGCTTGCATCCGATTCACCAGTTTTGTATGAAACTCCTTTTGGATTTGCCAGAGAGGACCTGCTAGAGGTGCCCACCGGGAGCAACGCAACACAGCAACATCTGGGAACAAAATTCATCTGTTTCGAAGGTCAATGGGTTAAAGCACCATGGAATTGTGAAGTTTATAAAGGAGGTTGTGAGCATGATTGTGAAAAGGATAACGATTCCTTTATTTGCACCTGCCTTCCAGGTTATAAACTTGAAAGTAACTCAGTCCGTTGCATGGCACACGGTGACCCGTGTGTACGAGCAAATTGTTCTCAAGAGTGTGTAGTGAAAGGTGATCGTTCTGTTTGTCAGTGTTGTAGTGGATATGAACTTCTGGAGGATGGAAAGACCTGCAAGAATATTGATAACTGTAAGAATAAAAATCCTTGTCCGGATGAAAACTCCTACTGTGTCAACACGGCCAAGGGATTCGAGTGTCACTGTAAGAAAGGCTTCAGTATGGAAAAGGACATgtgtgaagatgatgatgaatgttTTTCCGGACCATGTGAACATACATGCAATAACATCATAGGTAGTTATCATTGTGAATGCTTAGAAGGATACAGAGTGTCTTCAGAAGACAGACACAAATGTACCCCGTACTGTCCGCTGTGGGAATGTCCAGCTGTCGAATGTGACATTAACAATCCTTTTCAGTGCGAGTGCCCGAATGGCTTCGTTCTAGAAGAACGGGGCAAAGATTTATTTTGCGTTGATATAGACGAGTGTGACGCATCAGTTTGTGATCACAATTGCACAAATACTCCTGGAGGATTTACCTGTTCATGTAAAGAAGGATTTCATCTCAGCGATAGTATATCTTGTGACAAAACAAAAGGATTCAGCACAACAAAGTCTGTTAGCCCGGTTACACCTACAAGCAGTTCTCCTGCAATCGAGACGGCTTCGTTCATCCCAGCTGGAGGTATTATTGGAATAATTATGTGCGCTGTCATATTTATTCTTCTGATAGTTTGTGTAATCCATCACCAGAAGAAGCGCTGTGGGAAAATTACGACAGACAAAAGCCACAGCAAGGATGTCCATGTGTTACAGCAAGTCACGGCAGAAAAATATGTCAAAAAATCATCTATcacaaacacttaa
- the disp1 gene encoding protein dispatched homolog 1 isoform X2, with translation MCTCSRIYPGDSYSRIVFTSADGKNLWNIQAIKSMCNFDNTRVRSHPQYWSLCQRATSASCCPSWTLGNYIAVLTNKSSCQKITERDVSLTLKVLRSCAKFYYNGTLGPECWDVNTRRKDQFKCASVPRKCTKYNAVYHILHFLVDKDFLNPKSIEFHPPDLKYSMLFSPTEKGESMMNIYLDNFENWNATDGITTITGIEFGIKHSLFQDYLLTDTMYPAIAIAIVLVVMCVYTKSVFITIMTMFAIISSLIISYVLYRVVFNFEFFPFMNLTALIILVGIGADDAFVLCDVWNYTKIDKPNSELSETVNVTLQHAALSMFVTSFTTAAAFYANYVSNITAIRCFGVYAGTAILVNYILMVTWLPAVVVLHERYLLNIFMCFRSPHHTTSFLKNVYQNANKCLFALSECSRIFFEKVLPWIVIKLRYLWLFWFLVITAVGAYVVCVSPKIKLPSLELSEFQVFRSTHPFERYDAEYKKLFMFERVHHGEDLHMPITIIWGVIPIDSGDPMNPKNKGKLTLDTSFNITSPASQLWILNFCQKLRNQSFVFQSNEQDFTSCFMETFKQWMENQDCDEARVLPCCSQSTFPYKQDVFELCIKRAIMELDRNTVYHLDSKTPGPRFDINDTIRAIVLEFHSTYHFTLAYEKMHLFYHEVDSWIQEELKNAPDGLNYGWFVSNLEFYDLQDSLSDGTLIAMALSVAVAFSVMLLTTWNIIISLYAIISITGTIFVTVGSLVLLGWELNILESVTISVAVGLSVDFAVHYGVAYRLAPEPDREGKVVFSLSRMGSAIAMAALTTFVAGAMMMPSTVLAYTQLGTFLMLIMCVSWAFSTFFFQCMCRCIGPQGTCGQIPMPNLFAKCHVFKAGSSDPSPSQATKYQSDTRGQVVEYELEPLATNDGNTEKQEVQKECTPLTNENASCCQLKNKIDCAKVPGPKNSDPNDMGNTDPAYLHTYSYNTCCTCDHFLSQHTMGTQWPHHHTCIQECPCPASHFTSTGNHVAKDQNIMSKLNTVHTTTNHEVNNVHCVPAHFHKCSQSPSTRTSSLKKHGCYLRGCNMHALHHQSPDHPPGDSGPDESRSGSPCKLPPDPISARVHTQLTTVQCCTLAQTQRDCIINDGTNTSGNTPFNHLNSKLANASVLVQDYNDKLKMAPTVLDRSVHCKQRHRTVTEDSPKRDIYLNGTIKVNCKPKNDANVQVLPFNPLTLSETLC, from the exons ATGTGCACATGCAGTAGGATATATCCAG GTGACAGCTACTCTAGAATTGTGTTCACCTCTGCTGATGGGAAGAACTTGTGGAATATACAGGCCATAAAATCCATGTGCAATTTTGACAATACcagg GTTCGCTCCCATCCACAATACTGGAGTTTGTGTCAGCGTGCCACATCTGCCTCTTGTTGTCCTAGCTGGACTCTTGGGAACTACATAGCTGTACTCACCAACAAGTCATCCTGCCAAAAGATAACCGAACGGGATGTATCTCTGACCTTAAAGGTCTTGCGATCCTGTGCCAAGTTCTACTATAATGGCACATTAGGTCCAGAGTGTTGGGATGTGAATACACGCAGGAAAGACCAGTTCAAGTGTGCCAGTGTCCCCAGAAAATGCACCAAATACAATGCTGTATATCACATCCTACATTTCTTAGTGGACAAGGATTTCCTTAACCCAAAGAGCATTGAATTCCATCCACCTGATCTCAAGTACAGCATGTTGttttcacccacagagaaaggTGAAAGCATGATGAACATTTACTTGGACAACTTTGAGAACTGGAACGCCACAGATGGAATCACCACCATCACGGGTATAGAGTTTGGCATCAAACACAGTTTGTTCCAGGACTACCTTCTTACAGATACTATGTATCCCGCAATAGCGATTGCGATTGTACTAGTAgttatgtgtgtatacaccaAGTCTGTTTTTATCACCATCATGACCATGTTTGCCATTATCAGCTCCTTAATTATCTCCTATGTCCTTTATCGCGTCGTGTTCAATTTTGAATTCTTCCCCTTTATGAACCTCACAGCATTAATTATTCTTGTTGGAATCGGTGCAGATGATGCTTTCGTGTTATGCGACGTCTGGAACTACACAAAAATCGACAAGCCGAACTCCGAGCTCTCCGAAACTGTCAATGTCACACTTCAGCATGCAGCACTTTCAATGTTTGTCACCAGCTTCACTACAGCTGCTGCCTTCTATGCTAATTACGTCAGCAACATTACAGCCATCCGCTGCTTCGGTGTCTATGCTGGCACTGCTATCCTGGTCAATTACATTCTAATGGTAACCTGGTTACCTGCTGTAGTGGTTCTTCATGAGCGATATCTACTGAACATCTTCATGTGCTTCAggtcaccacatcacaccacaagCTTTTTGAAGAACGTGTATCAGAATGCCAACAAGTGCCTGTTTGCTCTTTCAGAGTGTTCCCGCATTTTCTTTGAAAAAGTACTGCCATGGATCGTAATCAAACTGCGCTACCTGTGGCTCTTTTGGTTCCTGGTCATAACTGCTGTTGGAGCATATGTCGTCTGTGTAAGCCCTAAAATAAAACTGCCTTCCTTGGAGCTATCAGAATTTCAAGTGTTTCGCTCCACACATCCTTTCGAACGCTATGACGCAGAATACAAAAAACTGTTCATGTTCGAACGTGTCCACCATGGAGAAGATCTTCACATGCCTATCACTATAATATGGGGTGTTATTCCAATAGACAGTGGTGATCCCATGAACCCCAAAAATAAAGGCAAACTGACCCTCGACACAAGTTTTAACATTACCAGCCCTGCCAGCCAATTATGGATTCTCAACTTCTGTCAGAAGCTCCGGAACCAAAGCTTCGTGTTCCAGTCTAATGAACAAGATTTCACCAGTTGCTTCATGGAGACTTTTAAGCAGTGGATGGAGAACCAAGACTGCGATGAGGCTAGAGTCCTTCCATGTTGCAGTCAGTCCACATTCCCCTACAAACAGGATGTGTTTGAGTTGTGCATCAAGCGAGCTATTATGGAGCTGGATCGCAACACTGTCTATCATTTAGACAGTAAGACACCGGGGCCAAGATTTGACATTAACGATACAATCCGTGCCATTGTGCTTGAATTCCATAGCACCTATCACTTCACCTTAGCGTATGAAAAAATGCATCTGTTTTACCATGAGGTGGATTCCTGGATCCAGGAAGAGTTAAAGAATGCGCCAGATGGATTAAACTATGGTTGGTTTGTCAGCAATTTAGAATTCTATGACCTCCAGGATAGTCTATCTGATGGAACTCTTATTGCCATGGCACTGTCTGTGGCAGTCGCCTTCAGTGTTATGCTTCTAACTACCTGGAATATCATTATTAGCCTTTATGCCATTATCTCTATAACCGGAACCATTTTTGTAACCGTGGGATCACTGGTGCTTTTGGGATGGGAACTAAATATACTAGAGTCTGTTACCATATCAGTGGCTGTAGGGCTTTCTGTAGACTTTGCGGTACATTATGGTGTAGCATACCGTCTTGCACCGGAACCCGATAGGGAAGGGAAGGTGGTTTTTTCATTGAGTAGAATGGGTTCAGCCATTGCCATGGCAGCACTCACCACTTTTGTTGCTGGAGCAATGATGATGCCATCCACAGTACTGGCTTATACCCAGCTTGGCACATTTCTGATGCTAATCATGTGCGTAAGTTGGGCtttttctaccttttttttccagtgcATGTGTCGGTGTATTGGTCCCCAGGGAACTTGTGGACAGATTCCCATGCCTAATTTGTTTGCGAAGTGTCATGTTTTTAAAGCAGGGTCCTCTGACCCGTCACCTTCCCAGGCAACCAAATACCAGTCAGATACCAGGGGACAAGTGGTGGAGTATGAACTTGAGCCATTGGCGACTAATGATggaaatacagaaaaacaagAGGTTCAAAAAGAATGCACTCCACTAACCAATGAAAACGCTTCTTGTTGTcaattgaaaaacaaaatagactGTGCAAAAGTGCCTGGTCCTAAAAATTCTGATCCCAATGACATGGGAAACACAGATCCTGCATATCTGCATACTTACTCTTATAATACTTGTTGTACCTGTGACCATTTTTTGTCCCAGCACACAATGGGCACACAGTGGCCCCATCACCACACCTGTATACAAGAGTGTCCATGCCCAGCTTCACACTTCACTTCAACAGGTAATCATGTAGCCAAAGATCAGAACATCATGTCAAAATTAAATACAGTGCACACAACTACCAATCATGAGGTGAACAATGTACACTGTGTTCCTGCCCATTTCCACAAGTGTTCCCAGTCTCCATCCACAAGAACTAGCTCTCTCAAAAAGCATGGCTGCTACCTTCGGGGATGTAACATGCATGCTTTGCACCATCAATCGCCAGACCATCCACCTGGTGATTCAGGACCTGATGAATCACGCTCAGGCAGTCCATGCAAACTACCACCAGACCCCATCAGCGCTCGAGTTCACACACAGCTTACCACAGTTCAGTGCTGCACATTAGCTCAGACACAAAGAGACTGTATAATTAATGATGGAACAAATACGTCAGGAAACACACCATTTAACCACCTAAATAGCAAGCTGGCAAATGCTTCTGTTTTGGTGCAAGATTACAATGATAAACTTAAAATGGCTCCCACTGTGCTTGACAGAAGTGTCCATTGCAAACAGCGCCACAGAACCGTGACTGAAGACTCACCCAAGAGAGACATTTACTTAAACGGCACTATAAAAGTAAACTGCAAGCCAAAAAATGATGCAAATGTTCAAGTCCTTCCCTTTAACCCTCTCACTTTATCAGAGACTTTATGTTAA